The Streptomyces sp. NBC_00569 genomic sequence GGAAATGACCGATGTCTCGGAGCGGACCGGGCGGTCTACTTGGGGGCCATCCGGATCGAGCCGTCGAGGCGGATGGTCTCGCCGTTCAGCATCGGGTTGGTGATGATCGCCTCGGCGAGCTGCGCGTACTCGACGGGCCGGCCGAGCCGGGCCGGGTGCGGGACCTGGGCGCCGAGCGCGTCGCGGGCGTCCTGCGGCAGACGGCCGAGCAGCGGCGTCCCGAAGAGGCCCGGGGCGATGGTCATCACGCGGATGTTCGTCCTGGCCAGGTCGCGGGCGATGGGCAGGGTCATGCCGACGATGCCGCCCTTGGACGCGGAGTACGAGCACTGGCCGATCTGCCCGTCGAAGGCCGCGACGGAGGCGGTGTTGATGATGACACCGCGGTCGCCGTCGAGCGGCTCGTTGGCGCCCATCGCCTGGGCGGCAAGGCGGATCACGTTGAAGGTGCCGATCAGGTTGACCTCGACGACCTTGCGGAACTTGTCGAGGTCGTAGGGGCCTTCCTTGCCTACGGTGCGGCCCGCGCCGCCGATGCCGGCGCAGTTGACGGTGATCCGCAGCGGGGCGAGCGCGGTGGCGGCGCCCACGGCGGCCGTGACGTCGGCCTCGCTGGTGACGTCACCGGGCACGAACGTGGCGCCGATCTCCTTGGCGACGGCCTCACCGTCGGAGGTGGCCAGGTCGAAGATGACGACTCGGGCACCGTTCGCGGCGAGGCGCTCGGCGGTCGCGCGGCCGAGTCCGGAGGCTCCGCCGGTGACGAGGGCGGACGAGCCGGCGTTGATCTGCATGGGGATTCCCTCTCCTGCTGTACGAGGTCGTGGGGTGAGAGGCCCTGTGGTGAGAGGCCCTGCTGTACGCGGTCCTGCTGTACGAGGTCCTGGCGTGCGGGGCTCAGAGGCCGAGCGACTTGGCGACGATGGTCTTCATGACCTCGCTGGTGCCGCCGTAGATGCGGGTGACGCGGGTGTCCGCGTACAGGCGGGCGATCGGGTACTCGGTGACGTAGCCGTAACCACCGTGCAGCTGAAGGCACTTGTCGATGACGCGGCCCGCAACCTCGGTGCAGAACAGCTTCGCCTTGGCGGCGTCGACGACCGACAGCTCGCCCGTGGCGTGCAGTTCCAGGGCGCGGTCGGCGAACACGCGCGCGGCCTCGGCCTCGGTGGCGCACTCGGCGAGCACGAACTTGGTGTTCTGGAAGGCCGCGACCGGCTTGCCGAAGACCGTGCGGTCCTTGACGTAGTCGGTGGCGAAGCGCAGCGCGGCCTCGGCGGCCGCCGCGCCGCCCAGCGCGATGGCCAGGCGCTCCTGGGCGAGGTTGTGGGACAGGTACGAGAAGCCCTTGCCCTCGTCCCCGAGCAGGTTCTCCACCGGAACCTTGACGTCCACGAAGGACAGCTCGGCGGTGTCGGACGCCTTCAGGCCGATCTTCTTGAGCTTGCGGCCGACGGAGAAGCCCTCGGACGCGGTCTCGACGCACAGGATGGACAGGCCGGCGCGGCGGTCCTCGGCGTCGAACGGCGTGGTCCGCGCGACGACCAGGATCAGGTCGGCGAGGGCGCCGCCGGTGATGAACGTCTTGGCGCCGTTCAGGACGTAGTGCGTGCCGTCCTCGGAGAGCGTGGCGCGGGTCTGGATGTTGGCGAGGTCCGAACCGGCGCCGGGCTCCGTCATCGCGATGGCCGTCATCAGGTCGCCGGTCGCGAAGCCGGGCAGCCAGCGCTCCTTCTGCTCCTGCGTCGCGTACGCCATGAGGTAGGGAAGGATCAGGTTGGCGTGCACCGAGTAGCTGCCGAAGGTGACGCCCGCGCGGGCGGTCTCCTCCATCACGACGGCCTGGTACTTGAAGCCCTCGCCGGCGCCGCCGAACTCCTCCGGCACCTCGATGCCGAGAACTCCCAGCTCACCGAGCCGACGGTAGAAGTCGCGCGGAGGGTGTCCCTCCTCCTCCCACTCGTGGTGGACAGGGACGACCTCCTTCTCGATGAAGTCCCGCAGCGTCGCGCGGAACGCCTCGTGGTCCTCGTTGAACACCGTACGGCGCACAGCAGCCTCTTCTCGTACTGGCCTCGATCTGCGCCGCTCCGTGTGGCCTGCGTCGCAGATCCCTTTCGAACGATCGTTAAGGTAATCCCGCAGCGCAGAACCTGTCCATGTTCCGAACAGGAGACCTGCTTCACGCCCAGGCACGACCGAGTCCTCCCGGTCGAAGACGATGCCGTCCGCCAGGCCATCACGGGCCTTGCGCTGTCGCACAACTCGCCCTAAGTGAAGGTGAGTTCACCGTCACGCAGCGCGATCCGGTCCGCGTACCGACGGGCGGAGCCCGCGAGGACGGCGCCGAGCGGCCCCTCGGGGTAGGTCAGGCTCTCGGGCATGCCGTCAGGCACATACCGCTTCATCCGACGATCCCCTTCTCACGCAGCGTTTCGATGTCCTCGTGGGTGAGCCCGGTCGCCCTGGCCAGGATGTCGGAGGTGTGCGCGCCGACGACGGGCGCGGGCCGGGGCTCGCCGGCCGGGGTCGCGCCGAACCGCGGGGCGGGCGCGGGCTCGTGGCCCCCGTGGGAGCCCCGGCGGAAGGTGCCGCGGGCGGTGTTGTGCGGGTGCTCGGCCGCTTCCGTGAGGGACAGGACGGGGGTGACGCAGGCACCCTGCCCCTCGAACGTGGCCCCCCACTCGTCCCGCGTGCGGGTGGCGAAGATCCGGGTGAGGCGGGCCTTCATGGCGGGCCAGGTCTCCCGGTCGCGCTGGCGCGCGAACTCCGGTTCCTCGGCAAGGCCGAGGACTCCGAGCAGGGCGGCGTAGAACTGCGGCTCGATCGCGCCGAGGGCCACGTGCCTGTCGTCGGCGCAGCGGTACACGGCGTAGAAGGGAGCACCTCCGTCGAGGAGATTGACACCGGGCTTGTCCTCCCAGCCACCCTGCGAGAGAAAGCCGTACGTCATCGAGAGCAGCAGCGCGGTGCCGTCGGTCATGGCCGCGTCGACGACCTGCCCCTCGCCGGTGGTGCGCGCGTGGAGGAGAGCACTGACCAGGCCGAGGGCGAGCAGCATGCCGCCGCCACCGAAGTCGCCGATCAGGTTGACGGGCGGTACGGGGTCGCCGCCCGCGGGGGCGATGGCGTGCAACGCGCCGGCCAGCGCGATGTAGTTGATGTCGTGCCCGGGTTCCTGGGCGAGCGGCCCGTCCTGTCCCCAGCCCGTCATCCGGCCGTACACGAGCTTGGGGTTCGAGGCGAGACACACGTCGGGGCCGAGCCCGAGCCGCTCCACGGCTCCCGGCCGGAATCCCTCGATCACGGCGTCCGCGCCGGCGATCAACTGCCGTACGGCGTCGGCACCTTCGGGATGCTTCAGGTCGACGGCGATGGAGGTGCGGCCGCGGTGGATCACCGGGTGCCTGGTCTCCTGTCCGGCCTCGGCGGGCCGGTCGACACGGATCACTTCGGCGCCGAGGTCGGCGAGCATCATGCCGCAGAACGGGCCGGGGCCGAGGCCGCCCAGTTCGACGACACGCACCCCGGCGAGCGGGCCGCTGGCCCCGCCGGCGGGACTCACTTTCCGGTCCAGCGCGGAGCACGCTTCTCGGCGAAGGCGCGCGGGCCCTCTTTGGCGTCGTCGGAGGCGAAGACGGGGGCGACGATCTCCCGCATCCGCGGCCAGGCCTCTTCGGCGGCCCAGGTCGGGGCCTCGGCGACGATCTGCTTGGTGGCGCGCACGGCGAGCGGCCCGTTGGCGGCGATGGAACGCGCGAGGTCCAGGGCGCCTTCCAGAGCCCCGCCCTTCTCGGCGACACGGTTCACGAGGCCGTAGGTGTGGGCGCGCTCGGCATCGAGGAAGTCGCCGGTCAGCGCGATCTCCATGGCCACGGCGTACGGGATGCGCTGCGGCAGGCGCAGCAGCCCGCCCGCGGCGGCGACGAGACCGCGCTTGACCTCGGGGATCCCGAAGCGGGCGTCGCGCGCGGCCACGACCATGTCGCAGGCGAGGACGATCTCGCAGCCGCCGGCCAGGGCATAGCCCTCCACGGCGGCGATCATGGGCTTGCGCGGCGGCGCCTCGGTGATGCCCGCGAGGCCACGCCCCTCGACGACGGGCCGCTCCCCCGCGAGGAACGCCTTGAGGTCCATGCCGGAGCAGAAGGTCCCGCCCGCGCCGGTGATGACGCCGACGACCTGGTCGTCGCGGCGGTCCAGCTCATCGAGCGCGGCGGCCACACCCTCCGCCACCGCGCGGTTCACCGCGTTGCGGGCCTCGGGGCGGTTGATGGTGATGACGGTGGTGCCGTCGTCGCGGAAATCGGCGAGTACTGCGTCGGCCATGCGGGGCTCCCGGCTCTGGATCACGGACTGCGCTGTGCGGTGGACGAACGGCCTCCGGCCGCGGCGCCCAGCACCACGACTTCTGTCGAACATTCGTTAAGTTACGAGGCACGTACAGGCCTGTCCACCCTGTGTGACTCACCGCGCGCCTCGGAAGCGCGCCGCCGGACCCCGCGAGGCGCCCCGCCCCCTCAGAGGCGTCCGCGCCTCCTCAGGGGCGTCCGTGCCCGCTCAGGTCACTCGTCCACCTCGAAGGTGGACTCGATCTCGACGGGCGAGCGGCGCGGCAGGGCGGCCACCCCTACCGCGGACCGGACATGGCGACCTCGCTCCCCCAGAGCCAGGACGACCAGTTCGGAGGCTCCGTCCATGACCAGCGGCGCGTCGGCGAAGTCGGGGCCGCACCGTACGAAGCCGGTGAGGCGCAGCGCCCTGAGGCGGTCGAAGTCGCCGTCGCAGGCTTGTCCGGCGAGGGCCAGCGCGTTGAGCGCGCACAGAGCGGCGGCATGCTGAGCCTGCGAGACGGTGAGGTCGACGCCGACGATCCCTTCGTACTGGACCACTCCGTCACGCGTGGCGGTCTGCCCTGCCACGAGCACCTGGCGGCCCGAGCGGACGAAGGGAAGGTAGTTGCCGTTGGGCTTCGGGGGCTCGGGGAGACGGAACCCGCGTTCCTTCAGCCTTGCGTGGATGTCGGACAAGTCTCGAGTCCTTTCGGGCGGTCTGGGCCGGGACGGCCGCGGATCACTGCACCAGATGCCCGCCTCGGGGGCAAAGTCCGTCACCTTGATCCTCGAGGAGGCGAGGGTGTGGGTCACCTCATAGGCGCGGCCTATGCGGGGCATCGATTTTTGGTCGTGGACCCTCGCGAGTGTGACCGGCTTCACTGTCCTGCTAGCAGTGGGCCACCGAACGGACTCGGTGTCCCACAGACCTGGCCGAGCCGGCATCCGCGAACGCACCGCGCAGGACAGCGAACACTGTCGCCGCGCCCCGCAGCGTGTGCCGGCGAGCCTCTCCCACCCCGTATGGAGGTTGCAATGACGCACACCCCGCACGAAGTGCCACCGATCGCCGCGACAGCTCGGACCAAACCCTGGTACCGGCAGCTCTACATACAGGTGTTGGCCGCGATCGTGATCGGCATCGTGCTGGGGTGGCAGTGTCCTGATCTGGCCACCTCGATGGAGCCGATCGGCACCACCTTCATCGCCGCCATGAAGATGCTGATCGGACCGATCGTCTTCCTCACCATCATCAGCGGCATCGCCGGGGTGGCCGATCTGAAGAAGGTGGGTCTCACCGGCCTCAAGGCCCTCACCTACTTCCAGGTCGGCACAATAGCCGCGCTGATCACCGGACTTGTCGCCATCAACCTCTTCCGCCTGGGCGACGGCGTCCACGCCGATCCGTCGCGGCTGAACACCTCCGGGGACGCCGGTCAGTACATCCAGCAGGGCGAGCACCAGCAGTGGTGGGAGTTCCTCACCAACCTGGTGCCCCACAGCTTCTTCGGCGCCTTCGTCGAGGGAGACATCCTCCAGGTCATCTTCCTCGCGGTGGTTTTCGGCATCGCCGTCAAGTCGGTCGGCAAGGTCGGGGAGCCACTCATCGCCGGGGTCAACCGCCTGACCGAGGTGGTCTTCAAGGTCCTGTCCTTCGTGATGAAGGCGGCACCGCTGGGAGCTTTCGGCGCCATGTCCTACGCCATCGGGAAGTTCGGCCTGTCCACCCTGGCCAGCCTCGGCTCGCTCATCCTGCTCTTCTACGTCACGTCGATCCTCTTCGTCGTCGTCGTGCTCGGCACGGTGCTGCGCGCTTACGTGAAGCTGAACATCTTCCACCTCTTCCGCTACTTCAAGGACGAGTTCTTCCTCGTCCTCGGCACCTCCACGGCCGAACCGGCCCTGCCCGGACTGATGCGCAAGCTCCAGTTCATGGGTGTCGAACGGTCGACGGTGGGACTGGTGGTGCCGACCGGCTACAGCTTCAACCTCGACGGCGCCTCCATCTACCTCTCCCTCGCCACTCTCTACATCGCCCAGGCCACCGACACCGCGCTCTCGGTGGGACAGCAACTCGGGCTGCTGGCCGTCATGCTGCTCACGTCCAAAGGTGCGGCGGGAGTGGCCGGCGGCGGCTTCATCGCCCTGACCGCCACTCTGTCGACTGTCGGCCACGTGCCGGCCGCGGGCATCATGCTGATCTTCGGCATCGACAAGTTCATGTCCGAGTGCCGGGCCCTGGTCAACTTCTACGGCAATGCCGTCGCGACGCTGTTCATTGCCACGTGGGAGAAGGGCCTCGATCTGCCCCGCGCCCGGCAGCTGTGTCCCGGGTGCGGATGCCCGAGCACCGGTCACCGGTACCCGGCAGCTTGCGCCGCAGCCTGACCGATAGGCTGCGGCTATTGCTTTGTCGTCTACGGGTCGGGGAGGCGCCGTGGACGCCCGGCAACTCGAGTACTTCCTCGCGATCGTGGAGCACGGGGGGTTCAGCAAGGCGGCGGCCGCACTGCACGTCGCGCAGCCCTCCTTGTCGCAGGCGATGGCGAACCTGGAGTCCGATCTGGGTGTCTCCCTCTTCCACCGGCTGGGCCGTGGCGTGGTGCTCAGTGAGGCCGGCGCCGAGCTCCTGGAACCCAGCCGGCGGGTTCTACGGGATCTCGATGCCGTGCGTGAGAAGGCGGCAGGACTGTCGGGACTGCACGGCGGGACCGTCGAGATGGCGGTCATGCCGTCCCCCGGCATCGAACCGCTGACCACACTGGTCCAGCGCTTCACCGAGCTGCACCCCTCGCTGAGGGTCAGCACGCGGGCCGCGTTCACTCCCGATGAAGCGATCGCTCTCGTACGCAGCGGCGCCTGTGAACTCGGCCTGCTCGGAGCGGCCAGCCCGGTCGACGTCCCGGGGATCGAAGTCCTGCCCGTCGAGGTCCAACCGTTCGTCGCCGTCTCCGCGCCGGGAGGGGAGATCCAGGACGCCGTCCCCCTGCGCCCGGAGGACCTCGCCGGGCGCAAGCTCATTGCGTCCCGCCGCGGCAGTCTGATGCGCACCATCGTCGACGACATCACCACCGCCGGAACGGACACGGACATCGTCGCCGTGGTCGACCACCGCACATCGATCCTCCCTCTCGTCCTGAGCGGTGTGGGCATCGCCGTCCTGCCGGCAGCCTGGACGCGCCTTGCCCGCCGGTGCGGAGCCGCCGTCGCACCCATCGAGCCGACCGCGCATCTGCACGTCGCCATGATCAGTCTGCCCGCGCACCTGACCCCAGCCGCCCGCTCGTTCCTGGACCTGACCCGGTCCCTGGCCAGGCAGCGAACCGCCGAGGACCGCACCGGCCTCGCCTGATCGGCCGCGGTGCCACCCGGCGGACCACTGTCGGTGGGCCGCCGACCTCACCTGAACGACCCTCGTTCCTCGCGTCGGACACCGTCGGGTGGTTCACGCCCCCCTGCTGCCCCACCCATCGGCTGCAGCTATGGGTCGTATCGAAACCAGGTCTTGGACGCGGTGCCGGGCTCCTGTGTTGACTCGGGGATGTCCAGCCACGCACCCCATGTGCCCGCTCATCGCCGGAGGCCGTTGTGACCACACCTCAGATATTCAGGATCGCCGCCATTCCCGCCGACGGCGTCGGCGCGGAAGTCGTCGCCGCGGGCCGCGCCGTGCTGGACGCGCTGGCCCAGGACTCGGGCGGCGCCTTCTCCTTCGCCTGGGAGGAGTTCCCCTGGGGGTGCGACTACTACACCAGGACCGGCAAGATGATCGACGACGACGGCCTCGACCGCCTCAAGGACTTCGACGCCATCTACTTCGGCGCGGTCGGCTGGCCCACGGTCCCCGACCACATCAGCCTGTGGGGCCTGCGCCTGAAGATCTGCCAGAGCTTCGACCAGTGGGCCAACGTCCGCCCCGTCCACTTCCTGCCCGGCGTCCAGAGCCCGCTGCGCAAGGCCGACGACACAGACCTCGACTGGGTCGTCGTGCGCGAGAACAGCGAAGGCGAGTACGCCGGTCTGGGCGGACGCAACCTCGCGGGCCGCGGCCCCGGCGGCGAAGTCGCCGTCCAGTCCGCTCTGTTCACCGAAGTCGGATGCGAACGCATCATGCGCTTCGCCTTCGACCTCGCCCGCACCCGCGACCGGCGCAAGGTCTCGAGCGTCACCAAGAGCAACGCCCAGCAGTACGGCATGGTCCTCTGGGACGACGTCTTCAAGCGCGTCGCCGCCGACTATCCCGACGTGGAGACCGAGAGCGTCCTCGTCGACGCCATGTCGGCGAAGTTCGTCCTGCGCCCCGAGGACCTGTCGGTCGTCGTCGCCTCCAACCTCAACGCCGACATACTCTCCGACCTCGGCAGCGCGCTGGCGGGCAGCCTCGGACTGGCAGCGAGCGCCAACCTCAACCCCGAGCGCCGCTTCCCCAGCATGTTCGAGCCCGTGCACGGCTCGGCGCCGGACATCGCCGGCCAGGGCCTGGCCAACCCGATCGGCGCGGTGGGCAGCGCGGCGCTCATGCTGGACCACTTCGGCCTGCCCGAACAGGCTGCCCGACTGCACCGAGCCATCGAGGCCACGACCGCGGCGGGCGTCCTGACCTGCGACGTAGGCGGAACCGCAACGACCGAAGACGTCGTCAAGGCGCTCATCGACGCCCTGAACGACTGACACCCCGATACCGTCCCGGGCCGTTCCATGTTCGCGCCATCGGCCCGGGACTTCGTGCGTGTCGGTACGTGCGGCGAACTACGGCCTACTGGTAGCAGGGCGAGCCACAGAGCACGGTGACCGTACCCCTCTCCTCAGCCGTCGTGGCCGGGCTGTGGTGAGCGGGGGCCGCCGGGGACTTGCTGGTCTCCCAAGGCATCGGGGCTGCCATGGCCTGCGGAGCCACAGCGGTGAAGGCTGAAGTGGCCACGAACACGACGGCAATCACACGCTGGCGCAGGCTCATCTGGACTCCCTGATCGACCGGTGAGGTTCGGCGGTCGGCGCGCCGCTCGGGCGACGCCGACTGCCAGTCTCGACGTATCCGCCACCCAAGTGTCGCGGTTTTCCTCGGAGTTGGCGCATCTCCACATGGTCACCGCGACCGGCAGGCGGCGTTCCATGCCGGCCTGCCGGGCCCGTCGCAGTCACGCACGGGCCCGGTCCCGGCCGGATTCCGGAGACAGCTCCCGGCGCGGGGCGGTGCCGAAGCAGACGCTCTTCCGGAGTGGTCAGCGTCCCGCGCGCGCCGTGTGGGCCAAGTCCATGTCCGTGGTCTCGGGGGCCAGGAAGTGGGAGACCAGGCCGCCGAGCGCGAGCACCGCCGCGCCGATCAGCAGGACGAATCGCGGGCCCACGTGTTCCAGTCCCATCGGCAGCAGGAACGTACCGATCGCCGCACCGACGCGGCTGATGGCCGCGGCGAATCCGACACCCGTGGTGCGCAGTGCGGTGGGGAAGACCTCCAGCGGATACACCGCCGTCAGCGCGCTGGACGCCGCGTTGAGGAAGATGAAGAACAGGAAGCCGCCCACCACGACGGGCGTGACGTCCGGCCACATCGCCACCAGGGCGAGGCAGACCGCGGTGATCCAGAACGGGGGGATCAGGAGCTTGCGGCGGCCGATGCGCTCGACCACGAGGCAGCCGAGCGTGACGCCCGCGACCGCGGTGAACGCGTAGACGAGGAGTGCGGCGACCGCGTTGTCGCCCATGTTCAGGGCCTCGAACACCTCGCTCCAGAAGGCGCCGATCGCGAAGTACGGCAGGACGAGGGCCGCCCAGAACGTGCCGGCGAAGACGGTCGCCCGCAGGTGCTTGCGGCTGAACAGCGCCCGGAATCCCGCCCGTTCACCGCTGTCGGCGAGTTCGGCGTCCGCGTCGAGCTCGATGCCGTACCGCTCGATGAGCGTTCGGGCCTCCTCGGTGCGGCCCCTGCTGAGGAGCCAGCGCGCCGACTCCGGTACGCCCCCGCGCAGTGCCAGACAGACGACGGCGATGACCGCGCCGCTGGACAGGGACCAGCGCCAGCCGCCGTCCATCTCGGCGAACAGGGCGCCGACCACGGTGGCCAGGGCGTATCCCACGTACCAGCTGATCTCCAGGCCGAGGAGTCGGCCACGGCCCTTGCTGGGCGCGTACTCGGACAGCAGGGGTGCGCCCACCGCGTACTCGCCACCGATCGCCAGGCCCATCACCAGGCGGATCAGGAAGAGCTGGGTGCCGTCCGCCACGAAGAACTGGGCCACCGAGCTGATCAGGAAGATCAGCATGTCGACCATGAAGACGGGGCGGCGCCCGAAGCGGTCGGCGAGCCAGCCGAAGGCCGGTCCGCCGAAGAAGATGCCGATCAGCGGCGAGGCTCCGACCAGGCCCTGGGCGACCGTGCCCAGGTGCAGGTCCGCGGTGAGCGCGGTCATGGCCATGCCGATGCCGCCGATGACGTAGCCGTCGAGGCCCTGGCCCAACTGGGTCGCGGTCTTCAGGCGGAAGTGCAGCCGGGCCCGGTCGCGAGGGCTGCCCGCCGCGGGCGCGCCTTGGGGGCGTTGGGAGACAGGCGTCATTGCCATGGGGACTCCGTAGGTTGTGGGGACAGGGGCGGGCCGGGTCTCAGTCGGTGGGCCAGTCCAGGGCGACGTACTTGGTCTCGAGGAACGCCTCGATTCCCTCGCGGCCTCCCTCTCGGCCGATGCCGGACTGCTTGACGCCGCCGAAGGGGGCCGCCGTGTCGGAGATCAGGCCACGGTTGAGGCCGACCATGCCGGCCTCCAGGCGCTCGGCGATCCGCAGGCCGCGGGCCAGGTCCCGGGTGTAGACGTACGAGGCGAGGCCGTACGCCGTGTCGTTGGCGGCGGTGAGCACCTCCTCCTCGTCGGTGAAGGTGACGATGGGGGCGACCGGGCCGAAGACCTCGGTGTGCAGGATCTCGGCGTCGGCGGGGACGTCGGTGAGGACGGTGGCCGGGTGGTACCAGCCGCCGTCGACCGGCACCTCACCCTGCGCGGCGATCCGGGCCCCGCGCTGCACGGCGTCCGTGACCAGGCCGCTGATCCG encodes the following:
- a CDS encoding 3-hydroxyacyl-CoA dehydrogenase: MQINAGSSALVTGGASGLGRATAERLAANGARVVIFDLATSDGEAVAKEIGATFVPGDVTSEADVTAAVGAATALAPLRITVNCAGIGGAGRTVGKEGPYDLDKFRKVVEVNLIGTFNVIRLAAQAMGANEPLDGDRGVIINTASVAAFDGQIGQCSYSASKGGIVGMTLPIARDLARTNIRVMTIAPGLFGTPLLGRLPQDARDALGAQVPHPARLGRPVEYAQLAEAIITNPMLNGETIRLDGSIRMAPK
- a CDS encoding acyl-CoA dehydrogenase family protein; translated protein: MRRTVFNEDHEAFRATLRDFIEKEVVPVHHEWEEEGHPPRDFYRRLGELGVLGIEVPEEFGGAGEGFKYQAVVMEETARAGVTFGSYSVHANLILPYLMAYATQEQKERWLPGFATGDLMTAIAMTEPGAGSDLANIQTRATLSEDGTHYVLNGAKTFITGGALADLILVVARTTPFDAEDRRAGLSILCVETASEGFSVGRKLKKIGLKASDTAELSFVDVKVPVENLLGDEGKGFSYLSHNLAQERLAIALGGAAAAEAALRFATDYVKDRTVFGKPVAAFQNTKFVLAECATEAEAARVFADRALELHATGELSVVDAAKAKLFCTEVAGRVIDKCLQLHGGYGYVTEYPIARLYADTRVTRIYGGTSEVMKTIVAKSLGL
- a CDS encoding CaiB/BaiF CoA transferase family protein, which translates into the protein MSPAGGASGPLAGVRVVELGGLGPGPFCGMMLADLGAEVIRVDRPAEAGQETRHPVIHRGRTSIAVDLKHPEGADAVRQLIAGADAVIEGFRPGAVERLGLGPDVCLASNPKLVYGRMTGWGQDGPLAQEPGHDINYIALAGALHAIAPAGGDPVPPVNLIGDFGGGGMLLALGLVSALLHARTTGEGQVVDAAMTDGTALLLSMTYGFLSQGGWEDKPGVNLLDGGAPFYAVYRCADDRHVALGAIEPQFYAALLGVLGLAEEPEFARQRDRETWPAMKARLTRIFATRTRDEWGATFEGQGACVTPVLSLTEAAEHPHNTARGTFRRGSHGGHEPAPAPRFGATPAGEPRPAPVVGAHTSDILARATGLTHEDIETLREKGIVG
- a CDS encoding crotonase/enoyl-CoA hydratase family protein, with amino-acid sequence MADAVLADFRDDGTTVITINRPEARNAVNRAVAEGVAAALDELDRRDDQVVGVITGAGGTFCSGMDLKAFLAGERPVVEGRGLAGITEAPPRKPMIAAVEGYALAGGCEIVLACDMVVAARDARFGIPEVKRGLVAAAGGLLRLPQRIPYAVAMEIALTGDFLDAERAHTYGLVNRVAEKGGALEGALDLARSIAANGPLAVRATKQIVAEAPTWAAEEAWPRMREIVAPVFASDDAKEGPRAFAEKRAPRWTGK
- a CDS encoding RidA family protein, which codes for MSDIHARLKERGFRLPEPPKPNGNYLPFVRSGRQVLVAGQTATRDGVVQYEGIVGVDLTVSQAQHAAALCALNALALAGQACDGDFDRLRALRLTGFVRCGPDFADAPLVMDGASELVVLALGERGRHVRSAVGVAALPRRSPVEIESTFEVDE
- the dctA gene encoding C4-dicarboxylate transporter DctA; the protein is MTHTPHEVPPIAATARTKPWYRQLYIQVLAAIVIGIVLGWQCPDLATSMEPIGTTFIAAMKMLIGPIVFLTIISGIAGVADLKKVGLTGLKALTYFQVGTIAALITGLVAINLFRLGDGVHADPSRLNTSGDAGQYIQQGEHQQWWEFLTNLVPHSFFGAFVEGDILQVIFLAVVFGIAVKSVGKVGEPLIAGVNRLTEVVFKVLSFVMKAAPLGAFGAMSYAIGKFGLSTLASLGSLILLFYVTSILFVVVVLGTVLRAYVKLNIFHLFRYFKDEFFLVLGTSTAEPALPGLMRKLQFMGVERSTVGLVVPTGYSFNLDGASIYLSLATLYIAQATDTALSVGQQLGLLAVMLLTSKGAAGVAGGGFIALTATLSTVGHVPAAGIMLIFGIDKFMSECRALVNFYGNAVATLFIATWEKGLDLPRARQLCPGCGCPSTGHRYPAACAAA
- a CDS encoding LysR family transcriptional regulator encodes the protein MDARQLEYFLAIVEHGGFSKAAAALHVAQPSLSQAMANLESDLGVSLFHRLGRGVVLSEAGAELLEPSRRVLRDLDAVREKAAGLSGLHGGTVEMAVMPSPGIEPLTTLVQRFTELHPSLRVSTRAAFTPDEAIALVRSGACELGLLGAASPVDVPGIEVLPVEVQPFVAVSAPGGEIQDAVPLRPEDLAGRKLIASRRGSLMRTIVDDITTAGTDTDIVAVVDHRTSILPLVLSGVGIAVLPAAWTRLARRCGAAVAPIEPTAHLHVAMISLPAHLTPAARSFLDLTRSLARQRTAEDRTGLA
- a CDS encoding tartrate dehydrogenase encodes the protein MTTPQIFRIAAIPADGVGAEVVAAGRAVLDALAQDSGGAFSFAWEEFPWGCDYYTRTGKMIDDDGLDRLKDFDAIYFGAVGWPTVPDHISLWGLRLKICQSFDQWANVRPVHFLPGVQSPLRKADDTDLDWVVVRENSEGEYAGLGGRNLAGRGPGGEVAVQSALFTEVGCERIMRFAFDLARTRDRRKVSSVTKSNAQQYGMVLWDDVFKRVAADYPDVETESVLVDAMSAKFVLRPEDLSVVVASNLNADILSDLGSALAGSLGLAASANLNPERRFPSMFEPVHGSAPDIAGQGLANPIGAVGSAALMLDHFGLPEQAARLHRAIEATTAAGVLTCDVGGTATTEDVVKALIDALND
- a CDS encoding MFS transporter gives rise to the protein MAMTPVSQRPQGAPAAGSPRDRARLHFRLKTATQLGQGLDGYVIGGIGMAMTALTADLHLGTVAQGLVGASPLIGIFFGGPAFGWLADRFGRRPVFMVDMLIFLISSVAQFFVADGTQLFLIRLVMGLAIGGEYAVGAPLLSEYAPSKGRGRLLGLEISWYVGYALATVVGALFAEMDGGWRWSLSSGAVIAVVCLALRGGVPESARWLLSRGRTEEARTLIERYGIELDADAELADSGERAGFRALFSRKHLRATVFAGTFWAALVLPYFAIGAFWSEVFEALNMGDNAVAALLVYAFTAVAGVTLGCLVVERIGRRKLLIPPFWITAVCLALVAMWPDVTPVVVGGFLFFIFLNAASSALTAVYPLEVFPTALRTTGVGFAAAISRVGAAIGTFLLPMGLEHVGPRFVLLIGAAVLALGGLVSHFLAPETTDMDLAHTARAGR